The Amycolatopsis solani genome segment CCCGCAGGTCACCCCGCCCACCTCACCGCTCAATCCTCGAGGGAAATCCCCCACCCGGCGGCCGCCGACAACCCCTCCAGGTACCCGATCGCCCGCTCGGTCTTCGGGTACCGCCGCACCAGCGCCCAGAACGCCGGGTCGTGTCCCGGCTCGCGCAGGTGCGCCAGCTCGTGCACCAGCACGTAATCGAGCACCCACGGAGGGACCTTCCGCAGCCGGTCGCTGACCCGGATGGTCGCGTCGACCGGCGTGCAGGACGCCCACCTCGTGCGCATCGGCGGCACCCAGCGGACGCTCGCCGGCACTGCCTCACCGCCCAGGTACTTGCCCGACAGCAGCGCGCAGCGCGCGAGCAGGACCTCGTCCGACGTCTTCGGGGACGCCGGCCGTCGTGGTTCCGAGCGCTGCAGTTTGCGCTCCATCTCGGCGACCCAGTGCTTCTCCTCCGCCCTGGTCATCCGCGCGGGGATGAGCACGACGAGCGTGTCGTCCTTCCAATACGCGGTGACCGTCCGGTGCCGGCGCTGGCTGCGCCGCACTTCGACCTTGTGTTCCGGTGTGTCCGACGGGGGGTTCGTGTCCTCCCGGCCTCTCAGCGAGGGCATGCGTGCTTCGACCACTCGACAACGGTAAGGCCAGGCACCGACAATCCCGAGCGCCTTGAGGTCACAGACCCGAGTTGTCCACAGCCCTCTCCACTTGTGGACAACTCGGCCGATCCGGCGCCTTCCCGAGCCTTCCGGTCGGTCCGGGGTGCCATCCTGCGGACATGCTCCTCTCCACCGCGAACATGCCCCCGGTCCTCCTGCCCACCCATCCCGCCCTGCTCCCGGGCCTCACAGTGCTCGAACGAGGCCCGCGCGAAATCCAGATCGGGCTCGACCCGCGCCACGGCGTGATCGTCGAAAACCTGTCACCGGACCTCGCCGCGCGAATACGCGCGCTCGACGGGAGCAAGCCCGTCGAGCGGCTTTTGCTCGCCGAGAGCGAACACCGCGAACAGCTGAGGACGCTGCTGCGGCAGCTGACCGCGCTCGGCCTGGTCACCGACGCCGGCCGCCCGGACGGCCCCGGACTGCGCGGCGAGACCGGCCTCTGGTCGCTACGAGCCCGTCACCACCAGCTCGCCCTGACGGAGCGGAGGCGCGCCGCGGCGGTCACGGTGCACGGCAACGGCCGGGTGGCGGTCGCCGTAGCCGTGCTGCTCGCCAACGCCGGGATCGGGCACGTCGAGCTCCAGCAGTCGGGCAAGGTCGC includes the following:
- a CDS encoding M48 metallopeptidase family protein — protein: MRRSQRRHRTVTAYWKDDTLVVLIPARMTRAEEKHWVAEMERKLQRSEPRRPASPKTSDEVLLARCALLSGKYLGGEAVPASVRWVPPMRTRWASCTPVDATIRVSDRLRKVPPWVLDYVLVHELAHLREPGHDPAFWALVRRYPKTERAIGYLEGLSAAAGWGISLED